A window from Cydia strobilella chromosome 9, ilCydStro3.1, whole genome shotgun sequence encodes these proteins:
- the LOC134744418 gene encoding large ribosomal subunit protein eL22-like, with translation MAVTKKPAPKKTQLHQKTGKKGVKGGKIRGKGAKRKISLKFTIDCTHPAEDSILDVGNFEKYLKEHVKVEGKTNNLGNHVVVARDKTKVAVNADIPFSKRYLKYLTKRYLKKNNLRDWLRVVASAHDSYELRYFNINADSDNEDNED, from the exons ATGGCAGTGACGAAGAAACCGGCACCCAAGAAGACCCAGTTGCACCAGAAAACTGGCAAGAAAGGTGTGAAGGGCGGTAAAATCCGCGGAAAGGGAGCCAAGAGGAAGATCAGTCTGAAATTCACCATCGACTGCACGCACCCGGCCGAGGACAGCATTCTCGATGTAGGAAACTTCGAGAAATACCTCAAGGAACACGTAAAAGTTGAGGGCAAGACCAACAACCTGGGCAACCACGTTGTCGTCGCCAGGGACAAGACCAAGGTCGCCGTTAACGCAG ACATTCCTTTCTCCAAGAGGTACCTTAAGTACTTGACGAAGAGGTACCTCAAGAAGAATAACCTCCGTGACTGGCTGCGTGTGGTCGCTTCGGCTCACGACTCCTATGAGCTCCGCTACTTCAACATCAATGCCGACAGCGACAATGAAGATAACGAGGATTAA
- the LOC134744355 gene encoding E3 ubiquitin-protein ligase RING1, producing MSSTEPPQNKTWELSLYELHRTPQEVITDATEIAVSPRSLHSELMCPICLDMLKKTMTTKECLHRFCSDCIVTALRSGNKECPTCRKKLVSKRSLRPDPNFDLLISKIYPSRDEYEAHQERVLAKLNMSHSQASLVNSITEGIKLQSQNRPQRSRKAGADDNSSLSNSNGASDAQNGSSSSAPKDGTATSTGNPTPPGQSTSNPPSVRSTPSPVPSNISSISKNTSITKRAKSVLTSERSEESESSDGRTEGENSMDTEGEGEPLNPNEIELVFKPHPTEMTGDNQLMRALRDSSVRYIKTTANASVDHLSKYLAMRLTLDLDAELPEAYRLLNFCIYVAPAPGQFVPLSGSQTLRQINDKFWKVNKPLEMYYSWKKT from the exons ATGTCGTCAACAGAGCCACCACAGAACAAAACATGGGAATTATCCCTTTACGAGTTGCACCGGACTCCTCAAGAAGTGATAACGGACGCTACCGAAATCGCGGTGTCCCCACGAAGCTTGCACAGCGAATTAATGTGTCCAATTTGTTTGGATATGCTGAAGAAGACGATGACGACGAAAGAATGTCTCCACAGGTTCTGCTCTGATTGCATCGTGACCGCTCTGCGATCAGGGAACAAAGAATGCCCGACATGTCGTAAGAAACTAGTGTCGAAACGTTCTCTGAGACCGGACCCTAATTTCGACTTATTGATATCAAAGATATATCCCAGCAGGGATGAGTATGAGGCTCATCAGGAGCGAGTGTTGGCCAAACTGAATATGTCTCACTCGCAGGCGTCTTTAGTGAATTCGATAACAGAGGGGATCAAATTGCAGTCTCAAAACAGGCCTCAGCGGTCGCGTAAAGCAGGCGCGGATGATAACAGCAGTCTGTCTAATTCTAATGGGGCGTCGGACGCTCAAAATGGTAGTAGTTCGTCGGCTCCTAAGGATGGCACTGCGACGTCAACGGGTAACCCCACACCTCCTGGGCAGTCAACGTCCAACCCCCCCTCTGTGAGGAGCACGCCATCGCCGGTGCCGTCCAATATTAGCTCCATTTCAAAAAACACGAGCATCACTAAAAGAGCCAAGTCTGTTTTGACTTCTGAGCGCAGCGAGGAAAGTGAATCTAGTGATGGCAG GACAGAGGGTGAGAACTCCATGGACACAGAGGGGGAAGGCGAGCCCCTGAACCCCAATGAGATTGAGCTGGTCTTCAAGCCACACCCCACAGAGATGACCGGAGACAACCAGCTCATGAGGGCACTGCGGGATAGCTCTGTCAGATACATTAAAACTACTGCTAATGCTTCTG TGGACCACCTGAGCAAATACCTGGCAATGAGGCTCACGCTGGACCTCGATGCAGAGCTTCCTGAAGCATACCGGTTGCTCAACTTCTGCATATATGTTGCTCCAGCACCAGGGCAGTTTGTGCCACTATCTGGCTCGCAGACCCTCCGCCAGATTAATGATAAGTTTTGGAAG gtgaACAAACCACTGGAGATGTACTACTCATGGAAGAAGACCTAG